A genomic stretch from Mycobacterium paraterrae includes:
- a CDS encoding DUF4185 domain-containing protein, which produces MSANRRIVSVPVALVTVVALIVPVGYAPPAFAVPCSAPEANVPPPAGMPTMPTPGPVAPPTGRRPRGTNDNAPLPKLGPLISGLLKAIPQRPAQLQAAVTPVPPAPGAAAVPQSPNANQAVPEAVPVPPSPPPAAIAGAPTSLVEYVTGPNSPNHTLERFGISGTDLGIPWDNGDPANRQVLMAFGDTFGYCAVHGQQWRYNTLFRSNDRDLSHGIHVADGVPNNPYSGSPVWAPGLSKQVLNSIHKASHETGMIPTSALSMGRTQYMSFMSIKSWGRDGEWSTNYSGIARSLDNGQSWGIYPSSIRLAGADTVPGGRFVPGNENFQMAAFMRGKDGYIYSFGTPSGRSGAAFLSRVQPNALPDISRYQYWNGEGRGWVPGDPGAATPIFPGPVGEMSAQYNDYLKQYLVLYTNGGNNDVIARTAPAPEGPWSPEQPLVSSFQMPGGIYAPMIHPWSNGKDLYFNLSLWSAYDVMLMHTVLP; this is translated from the coding sequence ATGTCGGCGAACCGTCGAATTGTTTCGGTACCCGTGGCCCTGGTGACCGTGGTGGCGCTCATCGTGCCGGTCGGCTACGCACCACCCGCTTTCGCGGTTCCCTGCAGCGCTCCCGAGGCGAACGTCCCGCCGCCCGCTGGAATGCCGACCATGCCGACGCCTGGACCTGTCGCGCCGCCGACCGGCCGCAGGCCGCGTGGCACCAACGACAACGCGCCGCTGCCCAAGCTGGGCCCGCTGATCTCGGGCCTGCTGAAGGCGATTCCACAACGGCCGGCGCAACTCCAGGCGGCGGTCACGCCCGTCCCGCCGGCCCCCGGCGCTGCGGCCGTGCCGCAATCGCCCAACGCCAATCAAGCTGTCCCCGAGGCGGTTCCGGTTCCACCCTCACCGCCGCCGGCGGCAATCGCGGGTGCACCGACGTCGCTCGTCGAATATGTGACCGGGCCGAACAGCCCGAACCACACCCTGGAACGCTTCGGTATCTCCGGGACTGACCTCGGGATCCCTTGGGACAACGGCGATCCGGCAAACCGTCAGGTGTTGATGGCATTCGGCGACACCTTCGGTTACTGCGCCGTGCACGGCCAGCAGTGGCGGTACAACACGCTGTTCCGCAGTAACGACCGCGACCTGTCGCACGGCATCCACGTCGCCGACGGCGTGCCGAACAACCCGTATTCGGGCTCGCCGGTGTGGGCACCGGGGCTTTCCAAGCAGGTGCTCAACAGCATCCACAAGGCCAGTCACGAAACCGGCATGATTCCGACGTCCGCGCTGTCGATGGGCCGCACCCAGTACATGAGCTTCATGTCGATCAAGAGCTGGGGCCGCGACGGGGAGTGGTCGACCAACTACTCGGGCATCGCGCGTTCGCTGGACAACGGTCAGTCGTGGGGGATTTATCCCTCCAGCATCCGGCTCGCCGGGGCGGACACCGTGCCGGGTGGGCGCTTCGTTCCGGGTAACGAGAACTTCCAGATGGCCGCATTCATGCGTGGCAAGGACGGCTACATCTACTCGTTCGGGACGCCGTCCGGCCGCAGCGGCGCGGCCTTCCTGTCCCGCGTCCAGCCGAATGCGTTGCCCGATATCAGCAGGTACCAGTACTGGAACGGCGAGGGCCGCGGCTGGGTCCCGGGTGACCCGGGAGCGGCGACGCCGATCTTCCCGGGTCCGGTCGGCGAGATGTCGGCCCAGTACAACGACTACCTCAAGCAATATCTGGTGCTGTACACCAACGGCGGTAACAACGACGTCATCGCCCGCACCGCACCGGCGCCGGAGGGGCCGTGGAGTCCCGAGCAGCCGCTGGTCTCGTCGTTCCAGATGCCCGGCGGCATCTACGCGCCGATGATCCACCCGTGGTCGAACGGCAAGGACCTGTACTTCA